A single genomic interval of Alteromonas sp. CI.11.F.A3 harbors:
- a CDS encoding TetR/AcrR family transcriptional regulator, which produces MKKDTRQKILDAASTLFLKGGTHALSVRAIAEGAGMSTIGIYSHFKGKQGILDALYIEGFTLVDDMMKQSGGNTPSDRLLNACERVLQFSEAHAAHYNLIFGSNLKDYTPSEDAIAAGEKAFITLTKVVAAIIKKEIAVEERQDMAMQIWALCHGYISLNQHEIRNRINWVDWKARALNAIRLHVYALVATHNSHC; this is translated from the coding sequence ATGAAAAAAGATACTCGTCAGAAAATTTTAGATGCAGCTTCCACCTTGTTTTTAAAAGGGGGCACCCACGCATTAAGCGTACGTGCCATCGCGGAGGGCGCTGGTATGTCTACCATTGGCATTTATAGCCATTTCAAAGGGAAGCAAGGTATTCTCGATGCCTTGTATATTGAAGGCTTTACCCTTGTCGATGACATGATGAAGCAGTCAGGGGGTAATACCCCATCAGATCGGTTACTTAATGCCTGCGAACGTGTACTGCAATTCTCTGAGGCTCATGCAGCGCATTACAATCTGATATTTGGATCTAATCTGAAAGATTATACTCCCAGTGAAGATGCCATTGCGGCGGGGGAAAAGGCATTTATTACGTTAACGAAAGTGGTAGCTGCGATAATTAAAAAAGAGATTGCTGTAGAAGAGCGTCAAGATATGGCCATGCAAATTTGGGCGTTATGTCATGGTTATATAAGTTTAAACCAACATGAAATTCGCAATAGAATTAATTGGGTAGACTGGAAAGCGCGGGCATTGAATGCAATTCGCCTGCACGTATACGCTTTGGTTGCTACGCACAACAGTCATTGCTAA
- the yghU gene encoding glutathione-dependent disulfide-bond oxidoreductase, translating into MSDSNTYTPPKVWSQNEDDGNKWASINRPVSGATHEQERSVGQHPLQLYSLATPNGQKVTIMLEELLAAGITDADYDAWLVNIGEGDQFSSGFVDVNPNSKIPAMVDTSTTPETKLFESGSILHYLAEKFDVFIPNDPAAKVECFNWLFWQVGSAPYLGGGFGHFYSYAPYPMEYPINRFTMEVKRELDVLDKHLAKNTYFAGEEYSIADMAIWPWYGNLVLGNLYDAATFLQVNDYKHVLRWATEIEARPAVQRGVIVNRTWGDAQLKDRHSAKDIDDALNEAK; encoded by the coding sequence ATGTCTGACAGTAATACTTATACGCCTCCAAAAGTATGGAGCCAAAATGAAGATGACGGTAACAAATGGGCTAGTATCAATCGCCCTGTATCGGGTGCCACTCATGAGCAAGAACGCTCTGTAGGCCAGCACCCACTTCAGCTTTATTCTTTGGCTACTCCCAACGGTCAGAAAGTGACTATCATGTTGGAAGAGCTTTTAGCTGCAGGTATTACAGACGCCGATTACGATGCATGGTTGGTTAACATCGGCGAAGGTGATCAATTTTCATCTGGCTTCGTTGATGTAAACCCGAATTCTAAAATTCCTGCCATGGTAGATACATCGACTACACCTGAAACAAAGCTATTTGAATCGGGTTCGATACTGCACTATTTAGCGGAAAAGTTTGATGTATTTATTCCTAACGATCCTGCTGCAAAAGTAGAATGTTTTAATTGGTTATTCTGGCAAGTAGGTTCAGCGCCTTACTTAGGCGGCGGCTTTGGTCACTTCTACAGTTATGCACCTTACCCAATGGAATACCCCATTAACCGATTTACCATGGAAGTAAAACGTGAGCTAGATGTACTAGACAAACACCTCGCCAAAAATACCTATTTTGCGGGTGAGGAGTACAGTATTGCTGATATGGCTATTTGGCCATGGTATGGCAACTTAGTACTTGGAAACCTGTATGACGCAGCCACCTTCTTGCAAGTTAACGACTACAAACATGTTCTGCGTTGGGCAACAGAAATTGAGGCTCGCCCGGCAGTACAGCGCGGCGTAATTGTTAATCGTACGTGGGGCGATGCGCAGCTTAAAGATAGGCATAGCGCGAAAGACATCGATGATGCGCTAAACGAAGCGAAATAA
- a CDS encoding NAD-dependent malic enzyme, with protein MSEDSNRYLYIPHAGPSLLETPLLNKGSAFTSRERAAFNLTGLVPPRYESIEEQVERAYMQYSSFDEVLNKHIYLRAIQDNNETLFYRLIQKHIDEMMPIIYTPTVGDACEQFSDIYRSSRGLFVSWEERHQIDDIVRNATKRKVKVIVVTDGERILGLGDQGIGGMGIPIGKLSLYTACGGISPAYTLPVMLDVGTNNEKLLNDPMYMGARHPRIGQEDYDEFVDMFIQAVKRRWPEVMIQFEDFAQPNAMPLLNRYRNQVCCFNDDIQGTAAVTLGTILAACRMKQQKLSDMKVVFVGAGSAGCGIAEMLIQQMVHEGISDAQARKQVFMVDRFGLVTEGMEGLRDFQQKLNQQLVDLESWTFSGDYASLLDVMHCAKPDILIGVSGQPGLFTEQVVRAMKQNCELPIIFPLSNPSRQVEARPEQVIEWTDGEVVIATGSPFKPVEYKGKVFTIAQCNNSYIFPGIGLGVVAAKAKLISDEMLMAASNALADASPLVNTGEGSLLPPLVAIAELSRKIAFEVGKVAMAQGLALEMSDDALNDHIERNFWKAEYRPYKRVSI; from the coding sequence ATGTCAGAAGATTCAAATCGATATCTTTATATTCCTCATGCTGGCCCCTCGCTGCTGGAAACGCCCCTATTAAATAAAGGCAGTGCCTTTACTTCCAGAGAACGTGCCGCATTTAATCTAACAGGCTTAGTTCCGCCTCGTTACGAAAGTATTGAAGAGCAAGTAGAGCGTGCATACATGCAATACAGTAGCTTCGATGAAGTACTGAACAAGCATATTTATTTACGCGCTATTCAAGATAACAACGAAACCTTGTTTTATCGTCTTATTCAAAAGCATATTGATGAGATGATGCCAATTATATACACCCCAACAGTGGGGGATGCCTGTGAGCAATTCTCGGACATTTATCGTAGTTCGCGCGGGTTGTTTGTCTCGTGGGAAGAGCGCCATCAAATAGATGATATTGTTCGCAATGCCACTAAGCGCAAAGTGAAAGTCATTGTTGTCACAGACGGCGAGCGAATTCTTGGTCTTGGTGACCAAGGTATTGGTGGCATGGGTATTCCAATCGGTAAGCTTTCGCTTTATACCGCCTGTGGTGGTATTAGCCCAGCTTATACCTTGCCGGTTATGCTTGATGTAGGAACGAACAACGAGAAGTTACTTAACGACCCTATGTACATGGGGGCACGTCATCCTCGTATTGGCCAAGAAGACTACGACGAATTTGTCGATATGTTCATTCAGGCAGTAAAACGTCGCTGGCCTGAAGTGATGATTCAGTTTGAAGATTTCGCACAGCCTAACGCGATGCCGTTGCTAAACCGCTATCGCAATCAAGTGTGCTGCTTTAACGACGATATTCAAGGTACTGCTGCGGTCACATTAGGTACCATTTTAGCAGCATGTCGCATGAAGCAACAAAAGCTATCAGACATGAAAGTGGTGTTTGTTGGGGCAGGTTCAGCCGGTTGCGGTATTGCTGAAATGCTTATTCAACAAATGGTGCATGAAGGTATTAGCGATGCGCAAGCGCGTAAACAAGTCTTCATGGTAGACCGCTTCGGCCTAGTGACCGAAGGTATGGAAGGATTACGTGACTTCCAGCAAAAGCTAAATCAACAGTTAGTCGACCTTGAAAGTTGGACCTTTAGCGGTGATTACGCATCGCTACTTGATGTTATGCACTGTGCCAAGCCAGATATTCTTATTGGTGTATCGGGGCAACCTGGTTTGTTCACCGAGCAGGTGGTTCGTGCCATGAAGCAAAACTGTGAATTACCTATTATCTTTCCATTAAGTAACCCGTCTCGCCAGGTTGAAGCGCGACCTGAACAGGTTATTGAATGGACTGATGGCGAAGTGGTTATTGCAACGGGAAGCCCGTTCAAGCCCGTTGAGTATAAAGGTAAAGTTTTTACCATTGCCCAGTGTAATAACTCGTATATTTTCCCTGGTATAGGTCTTGGTGTCGTTGCTGCAAAAGCAAAATTAATCAGTGATGAAATGCTGATGGCTGCAAGTAATGCACTTGCTGATGCGTCGCCGCTGGTAAACACTGGCGAAGGTTCCTTGTTGCCGCCATTGGTTGCTATTGCTGAGCTTAGCCGTAAAATAGCCTTTGAAGTGGGTAAGGTTGCCATGGCACAAGGGCTAGCCCTTGAGATGTCAGACGATGCGTTGAATGACCATATTGAACGGAATTTCTGGAAAGCTGAATACAGACCTTACAAGCGCGTTAGCATTTAA